The Sphaerochaeta sp. sequence ATCACCGTGGTGGTGAAGAACCTGGAGCGGGATGGACTGATCCGCAAGGAGCAGGATCCAAACGACAAACGGGCGTGCAGGATTGCCCTGACCGATGCGGGACGAGTTCGGATGGAACGGGTACTCCCCGCCCATTACGAGCACATCGGACAAATCTTCAGCGTACTCTCCGACGAAGAGTTGGTGACGTTGAGGAACATCCTGAAGAAATTCAAGGAGTAAGCATATGGAACGAAAAATCATCAATCAGGTACGGGGGTTCAGAACGGAAGACGGAGCGGGCGTCAGCCTGGTCCGTGTATTGGGTGGCTCGACGGTCAAGTCGTATGACCCGATCTTGATGCTGGACTCATTCGACAGCACCAATCCGGATGACTATACGGCAGGTTTCCCCATGCATCCCCACCGTGGCATCGAGACGATCAGCTACGTGTATCGCGGCAAGATGGTCCACATCGACAGCCTGGGAAACAAGGACGCCATCAGTGACGGCGAGGTGCAGTGGATGACTGCGGGATCGGGCATTCTCCACGAAGAGCAGGTACCTGCCGCCGATCGGCTTCTCGGTGTACAGCTCTGGCTGAACCTTCCCAAGAAGGACAAGATGGTCCCTCCTGCCTACCACAGCATCAAAAAGGACGCCATCAAGGAGTTCCAGATCCCCGGCGGTTTCCTCCGGCTTCTTGCCGGCTCCTACCAAGGGGAACAAGGACATCAAGGAAAGTATCTCCCGCTGGACTACTATGACATCCACCTTCAGGCGAACGCGTCCCTCACGCTGAAGACGGACCACGACCGCTCGGTGATGGTCTTCTCCCTTCTGGGGAACCCCATCGTTGCGGGAGAAAAGGTTCGTGAGAAGACGGCGGTCAAGCTCTCTGACGGCGATGAACTGACCATCCAGAGCGGTGATGAGCCGGTACAGGTGCTGTTTATGAGTTCCGTACGGCTGAATGAGCCGGTCGTCTGGGGCGGCCCGATCGTGATGAACACCCGGGAGGAACTCAACGAGGCGTTCGATGACCTGAACCGCGGGACGTTCCTCCGCGACAAGATGGTGTACGACCAGGAATGACCTTCTCCCAGGTGTACGCCGTCGTACGTGGCATTCCGCGGGGCATGGTCGCCAGCTATGGGGATGTGGCCCTTCTTGGCCGGCACGCCCCACGGTGCCCACGCCGTCGGTTTCGCCATGCGTTGTTGCCATGACAAGACCGTCCCCTGCCACCGTGTGGTGAAAGGGGACGGTTCCCTTTCGGAGAGTTTCGACCTGTTTGGCGGCGCAGAAGCCCAGCGGGCATTGCTCAGATCGGAAGGGGTTTCCTTCCTACCCGATGGCAGGGTGGACATGGCTCGGTGCCGCTATCGGGGATGATTGCCCCTTTTCCTTCAAAGACGTATCTTCAGGATGGGAGGAGCACCATGGAAACCAAACGAACCATCTATCTGGCCGGCGGGTGTTTCTGGGGCATGGAGAAACTGATGCGGTCCCTGTATGGGGTGATCGATGTGACCAGCGGATACGCCAACGGAACCGGGGAAGCGGACGCTTCCTACCCCATCGTCTGCACCGGGACGACGGGATTCCGGGAAACGGTCCGCGTTACGTATGATCCCGCAAAAACCAACATCGACAACCTGCTTTCCGCCTTCTTCACCGTCATCGACCCCACGGCGGTCAACCGCCAAGGCAACGACCAGGGGACGCAGTACCAAAGTGGAATCTACTGGGCGGATGACGCAACCAAAGAAGAAGTGCTGAACATCTCCGAAAAATATCGGAAACAGATCCCCGGCTTCGCCGTGGAGATCAAACCGCTGTCCAACTTCTTTTCCGCCGAGGAATATCACCAGCACTATCTGGACAAGCATCCAGACGGCTACTGTCATATTCCCCGCAATCTGATCGCACGGCTTTCCGAAGAAAGCAGGAACCAAGCTACCAGCGCCCGAGATCCTGAATCCCTGAAGGAAACTCTTTCTCCGATGGCCTACCACGTCACCCAGGAGGAAGGCACGGAACCACCGTTCTCCAGTCCCCTGTGGGACGCGACGGAGCCGGGATTGTACGTGGATGTCACCACCGGAGTGCCGCTGTTCACCTCCCGTGACAAATACCACTCCTCCTGTGGTTGGCCGAGTTTCACCAAGCCGGTCCAACAGGACGCAGTGGTTGAGAAG is a genomic window containing:
- a CDS encoding MarR family transcriptional regulator — encoded protein: METAKEAIWDNRLALSTLVAFSRAEHVIHEQEMKTIKESGLTLMQFAVLEALFNKGPLKICQVIDKLLTTSGNITVVVKNLERDGLIRKEQDPNDKRACRIALTDAGRVRMERVLPAHYEHIGQIFSVLSDEELVTLRNILKKFKE
- a CDS encoding pirin family protein, encoding MERKIINQVRGFRTEDGAGVSLVRVLGGSTVKSYDPILMLDSFDSTNPDDYTAGFPMHPHRGIETISYVYRGKMVHIDSLGNKDAISDGEVQWMTAGSGILHEEQVPAADRLLGVQLWLNLPKKDKMVPPAYHSIKKDAIKEFQIPGGFLRLLAGSYQGEQGHQGKYLPLDYYDIHLQANASLTLKTDHDRSVMVFSLLGNPIVAGEKVREKTAVKLSDGDELTIQSGDEPVQVLFMSSVRLNEPVVWGGPIVMNTREELNEAFDDLNRGTFLRDKMVYDQE
- a CDS encoding MGMT family protein, with product MGMWPFLAGTPHGAHAVGFAMRCCHDKTVPCHRVVKGDGSLSESFDLFGGAEAQRALLRSEGVSFLPDGRVDMARCRYRG
- the msrB gene encoding peptide-methionine (R)-S-oxide reductase MsrB, which produces METKRTIYLAGGCFWGMEKLMRSLYGVIDVTSGYANGTGEADASYPIVCTGTTGFRETVRVTYDPAKTNIDNLLSAFFTVIDPTAVNRQGNDQGTQYQSGIYWADDATKEEVLNISEKYRKQIPGFAVEIKPLSNFFSAEEYHQHYLDKHPDGYCHIPRNLIARLSEESRNQATSARDPESLKETLSPMAYHVTQEEGTEPPFSSPLWDATEPGLYVDVTTGVPLFTSRDKYHSSCGWPSFTKPVQQDAVVEKEDDRFGMIRTEVRSARGNAHLGHVFQDDPESPTGVRYCINGAALRFIPVDKLEEKGYGRYRSLFS